A window from Brachyhypopomus gauderio isolate BG-103 chromosome 6, BGAUD_0.2, whole genome shotgun sequence encodes these proteins:
- the LOC143517766 gene encoding uncharacterized protein LOC143517766: MSFLSESPSSPAPQVVSRSGPLGNLRQLLDEIDEVGELVQREERALMKLRRDADGRSVAKTKTTERLQADRQEERRAYWPETWSGATCTDDAQPMTAMGAAEEWRHNAGQNSVRAERATPACSEIAACASGRNKLITPLQLPRYDGLSDWAEYDAQLKITANRMGWSDYETAAHLCLSLQGHAKRTLIELREEEHDDLTALRNALRARFGRQPLSAAARQRLSLRRRARGERLALLAADITLLVRQAYPTFPEEVRQRLALDRFVEALEPFELQTHVLLKDPASLDLAIEEAERAELVLSRGPTTRPTAAARPGRDTAGRRTMTCWRCGLPDHKASECTLGSSLPSRRLGINGLYTPLMVNDKPPAPRDMYRSDTEVPAACDVDVAGVDDAVDYGRMDAEAPLPPGSPATLQVPSPSHARHSRPQRTRGPPRHLGDFVTGFPI, encoded by the exons ATGAGCTTCTTGAGTGAGTCTCCTTCTTCACCGGCGCCACAAGTGGTGTCAAGAAGTGGGCCTCTGGGCAATCTGCGTCAACTGTTGGACGAGATTGACGAGGTGGGCGAACTGGTGCAACGGGAGGAAAGAGCACTAATGAAGCTACGGAGAGATGCAGATGGACGGAGCGTGGCGAAGACGAAAACCACGGAGCGGCTACAAGCTGATCGGCAGGAAGAGCGCCGAGCGTACTGGCCGGAGACGTGGAGCGGCGCCACCTGCACGGACGACGCCCAACCAATGACGGCGATGGGGGCCGCCGAGGAGTGGAGACACAACGCGGGCCAGAACAGCGTACGTGCGGAGCGTGCTACACCGGCTTGCAGCGAAATAGCGGCATGCGCCTCGGGCCGGAACAAACTCATTACGCCGCTCCAACTGCCCAGGTATGATGGACTTTCCGACTGGGCTGAATATGATGCCCAGCTGAAGATCACAGCGAACAGAATGGGATGGTCGGACTACGAAACGGCGGCACATTTGTGCCTATCACTGCAAGGCCACGCTAAGCGTACGCTCATTGAACTGAGAGAGGAGGAACACGACGATCTAACCGCGCTGCGCAACGCTCTGAGGGCGCGCTTTGGCAGGCAGCCGCTGAGCGCCGCGGCGAGGCAGAGACTGTCACTAAGACGGCGCGCACGTGGCGAACGCCTCGCGCTATTGGCAGCTGACATCACACTGCTGGTGCGGCAGGCGTATCCGACGTTCCCAGAGGAAGTCAGACAGAGGCTGGCCTTAGACAGGTTCGTGGAGGCACTGGAACCTTTTGAGTTACAAACACACGTCCTGCTGAAGGACCCGGCGTCGCTGGATTTGGCGATCGAAGAGGCGGAGAGGGCGGAGCTGGTGCTTTCCAGAGGGCCCACAACGCGTCCGACGGCTGCTGCGAGACCGGGGCGAGACACAGCGGGACGTCGAACGATGACGTGCTGGAGATGTGGGCTACCGGATCACAAGGCATCCGAATGCACACTCGGGTCCTCGCTACCTTCACGCCGACTGGGCATAAATGGACTATACACCCCCCTGATGGTCAATGACAAGCCG CCTGCTCCACGGGACATGTACAGATCTGACACTGAGGTCCCTGCTGCTTGTGACGTCGACGTGGCGGGAGTGGACGACGCTGTGGATTATGGACGAATGGACGCTGAGGCGCCCCTGCCTCCCGGTTCTCCCGCCACGCTACAGGTACCTTCCCCGTCTCACGCACGGCACTCCAGGCCACAGAGGACCCGTGGACCACCCCGTCACTTGGGTGACTTTGTCACCGGATTTCCTATTTAG